From the Streptomyces pluripotens genome, one window contains:
- a CDS encoding helix-turn-helix transcriptional regulator, producing MSQIAFTTPPLIGRDEELARLTGVLEHARDGEARAVLVAGDAGVGKTRLLDEVAGRAARAGTTVLTGHCVDLGDVGLPYLPFTEVLGTLAADERFEAALRAHPVVNRLLGAGTDAERDADGRLRLFEDVAGLLADLAATAPLLLVLEDLHWADQSSRDLLRFLLSRGVLHRTGGGVKDRRLTVLVSYRADDLHRRHPLRPLLAELVRLPAVERLELRPLPDPELARLVRALGDGPLPESVVRGIVDRAEGNAFYAEELLAAAGTTTTGMPSGLADLLLIRVEQLSETAQLVLRTAAVAGRRVEHALLLDAAGLPDDELETALREAVGRQLLVPGDDGAYAFRHALTREAVYADLLPGERSRLHGAYARLLAACGRAPETAAERAHHHRESHNLPEALAARLEAADHARRLGAPAEELQHLETALDLWSSVPSPARPAVGGLDRVTLTLRASAAAAHAGDAHRAVTLTRAALADVDQDADSELAARVRYTLAGNLLTVDSLTAAYRYSSEALAMIPADPPSQTWVWAAATHVAVARQVGEDETALRVARQALRVAEELGVTAARADLLISLANVEGGGRKTAEGRERLGQARELARAAGNAPVELRALFSLAVAAFESGNLQECPALLADGLDRARCSGLLSSPYPLEMRYLQLLVMYTLGHWDDCVRTAAKAAAALPPVGGSFATSPALYVALARGEQSVLARARALLTGPFDWMGRLVAGVVLTDAAAQESDPEGAIQRMRTVIAELGDGTTRRPGIAIRLAALCLGAVADRAVELRRTDAGADLARWAGTATELVELARATAGQDGAGHAPGPEGQAWLARAEAEWTDVVSGADPAAWEKAVAAYWYGDGYEQARCRLRYAQALIAVERRAEAAEQALLARETAAGLGAAPLLDRVDVLIRRGRLTAVPSGTDRSAPLTARERDVLRLLARGRTNRQIGEELFISGKTASVHVSNILAKLHATSRTEAVAIAYREGLIAPDPMGSG from the coding sequence GTGTCACAGATCGCTTTCACCACGCCCCCGTTGATCGGCCGGGACGAAGAACTGGCCCGCCTCACCGGCGTGCTGGAGCATGCCCGGGACGGTGAGGCACGAGCGGTGTTGGTGGCCGGGGACGCGGGGGTCGGCAAGACGCGGTTGCTGGATGAGGTCGCGGGCCGTGCGGCGCGGGCGGGCACGACCGTGCTCACCGGACACTGCGTGGACCTGGGAGACGTCGGCCTGCCCTACCTGCCCTTCACCGAGGTCCTCGGCACGCTCGCCGCCGACGAGCGCTTCGAGGCAGCACTGAGGGCACATCCGGTGGTGAACCGGCTGCTCGGCGCGGGAACGGACGCAGAGCGGGACGCCGACGGGCGGCTCCGACTCTTCGAGGACGTTGCCGGACTGCTGGCCGACCTCGCCGCCACGGCGCCGCTGCTGCTCGTTCTGGAGGACTTGCACTGGGCCGACCAGTCCTCCCGGGACCTCCTGCGTTTCCTGCTCAGTCGGGGTGTGCTGCACCGGACGGGTGGCGGTGTGAAGGACCGTCGTCTGACCGTACTCGTTTCCTACCGGGCCGACGATCTCCATCGCCGCCATCCCCTGCGCCCGCTGCTCGCCGAACTGGTCCGGCTGCCGGCCGTGGAACGCCTGGAACTGCGCCCACTGCCCGATCCGGAGCTCGCGCGACTGGTCCGGGCGCTCGGGGACGGACCACTGCCCGAGTCCGTCGTACGGGGCATCGTGGACCGTGCCGAAGGCAATGCGTTCTACGCCGAAGAACTGCTCGCGGCAGCGGGTACCACAACAACCGGAATGCCCAGCGGACTCGCCGACCTGCTTCTCATCCGGGTCGAGCAGTTGTCCGAGACCGCACAGCTGGTGCTGCGGACCGCGGCCGTAGCCGGGCGGCGGGTGGAGCACGCTCTGCTGCTTGACGCGGCGGGGCTACCCGACGACGAGCTGGAGACGGCGCTACGCGAGGCCGTTGGACGGCAACTCCTCGTCCCGGGGGACGATGGCGCCTACGCCTTCCGCCACGCCCTGACGCGCGAGGCGGTCTACGCCGACCTGCTGCCCGGCGAGCGGTCCCGGCTGCACGGCGCGTACGCCCGGCTGCTCGCGGCCTGCGGCAGGGCCCCGGAGACCGCCGCCGAGCGCGCCCACCACCACCGCGAGAGCCACAACCTGCCCGAAGCGCTGGCCGCCCGACTGGAGGCCGCCGACCACGCGCGGCGGTTGGGCGCGCCCGCCGAGGAACTGCAACATCTGGAGACCGCCCTGGACTTGTGGTCGTCGGTGCCGTCGCCCGCACGCCCTGCCGTCGGCGGCTTGGACCGGGTGACGCTGACCCTGCGCGCCTCGGCGGCGGCTGCGCACGCCGGTGACGCGCACCGCGCCGTCACCCTCACCCGCGCGGCGCTCGCCGACGTCGACCAGGACGCCGACTCCGAACTGGCCGCCCGGGTGCGGTACACGCTGGCCGGCAACCTGCTGACCGTGGACAGTCTGACGGCGGCCTACCGCTACAGCAGCGAGGCCCTGGCGATGATCCCCGCCGATCCGCCCTCGCAGACCTGGGTATGGGCGGCGGCCACACATGTCGCGGTGGCCCGTCAGGTTGGCGAGGACGAAACGGCGTTGCGCGTCGCACGCCAGGCGCTGCGGGTCGCCGAGGAGTTGGGCGTGACCGCGGCCCGGGCCGATCTGCTGATCTCCCTGGCCAACGTCGAAGGCGGTGGCAGGAAGACCGCGGAGGGCAGGGAGAGGCTGGGTCAGGCGCGGGAGCTGGCCCGCGCCGCCGGGAACGCTCCGGTGGAGTTGCGCGCGCTGTTCAGCCTGGCCGTCGCGGCCTTCGAGTCCGGGAACCTCCAGGAGTGCCCGGCACTGCTGGCCGACGGCCTCGACCGGGCCCGGTGCTCCGGGCTGCTGTCCTCGCCGTACCCGCTGGAGATGCGCTATCTCCAGCTCCTCGTGATGTACACCCTGGGGCACTGGGACGACTGCGTGCGCACCGCTGCCAAGGCTGCGGCCGCGCTGCCCCCGGTGGGCGGCAGCTTCGCGACGAGCCCCGCCCTGTACGTGGCGCTGGCTCGTGGTGAGCAGTCCGTCCTCGCGCGGGCCCGCGCCCTGCTGACGGGCCCCTTCGACTGGATGGGCAGGCTCGTGGCCGGGGTCGTCCTCACCGACGCCGCCGCCCAGGAGAGCGACCCCGAAGGGGCCATCCAGCGGATGCGGACGGTGATCGCGGAGCTGGGCGACGGCACGACCCGCCGGCCGGGGATCGCGATCCGGCTCGCCGCACTCTGTCTGGGAGCCGTCGCCGACCGTGCCGTGGAGCTGCGCCGCACCGACGCCGGAGCGGACCTCGCCCGCTGGGCGGGCACCGCGACCGAACTGGTGGAGTTGGCCCGGGCCACGGCAGGGCAGGACGGCGCGGGCCACGCGCCGGGCCCGGAAGGGCAGGCATGGCTGGCCCGCGCCGAGGCGGAGTGGACTGACGTCGTGTCCGGAGCAGACCCGGCGGCCTGGGAGAAGGCGGTGGCCGCGTACTGGTACGGCGACGGGTACGAGCAGGCACGGTGCCGACTGCGGTACGCGCAGGCACTGATCGCCGTAGAACGCCGCGCGGAGGCCGCGGAACAGGCACTCCTGGCCCGTGAGACGGCGGCCGGGCTGGGCGCGGCACCGCTGCTGGACCGGGTCGACGTGCTCATCCGCCGCGGCCGTCTGACCGCCGTGCCGTCAGGCACGGACCGCTCCGCCCCGCTCACCGCACGCGAACGGGACGTGCTGCGGCTCCTGGCGCGTGGGCGCACCAACCGGCAGATCGGAGAGGAACTCTTCATCAGCGGCAAAACAGCCAGCGTGCACGTCTCCAACATTCTCGCCAAGCTGCACGCCACGAGCCGAACGGAGGCCGTGGCAATCGCCTACCGAGAAGGTCTGATCGCTCCGGATCCCATGGGTTCGGGGTGA